Genomic window (Cryomorphaceae bacterium 1068):
GATAGTAGTGGCCATAAATGGATTGGAACCAATGGAGGTGGCTTAGCTGAGTTTGATGATTCAAACTGGACGATTTACAATACATCCAATTCAGACCTACCTTCCAACTCGGTGGAAGTAGTCGAAATTGATGACAACGGAATTTTATGGATTGGCACTTCAAGCGGAACAAATGATAGTGGTTTATCCAAATTTGATGGTCAAAATTGGACTTTGTACAACACTGACAACTCGGGCTTGGCAGGAAATGATGTTACAGCAATCGCTTTAGATAGTAATCAACATGTTTGGACGGGATCATATTATCAAGATATGTCATATTTTGATGGTCAGGATTGGATATTGCACGATACCGTTCGTGAAGGAGGTAGTGGATATGCGACTACAATTGCCATTGATAATGAAGGTTCGAAATGGATTGGAACGTATGGATTTGGCAACACCATAGGCTTTGCAAAATTTGATGGAACAAATTGGTTTGTCTTAAACGAAAACAACTCGGAGTTACCGGTCAATAATGTGCTGACAATAGCCATTGACGAGAATGGTTCAAAATGGATAGGCATGTACTATGGAGGTTTGGCGGTATATTCAGGAAGTGGCCTAGTGACAAGTCTGTCAAGCTCGGCGGAACACACAGACAAGAATTTGATCCTTTATCCCATTCCGGCAAATGATCAATTAAACATTAAAACAACGAATAATGAGACAATCAAAGAAATATCGTTGTACAACAGTATTGGGGAACTTGTATTACTAAAAGTAACCAACGGTAAATTCGCAAGCCTTGATTTAAGCAAATTAGGAAATGGTGTATTCTATGTCAAAGTCAATTGTGTAGAAAGCGCTTATGTCAAAAAAATTATATTAAAGTAAAATTTAAGCGTTCATAAGGTATTCACAACCTGCTCCGCTGTATGCGGTTGTTTTCTTGTTTACCATGGTATCGGTTTTTCTCAAACTACAACGCTCTGA
Coding sequences:
- a CDS encoding T9SS type A sorting domain-containing protein, translating into MKKLPLAIALLLFLSANAQNSDWILYNEGNSDLPDDLIRSIVFDGNGHKWIATNGGLAEFDDVNWNIYTTDNSPLVTNQITSVAVESDSIKWIGCYFQGGLARYDGQNWSVYNESNSGLPNNWITSIAIDSSGHKWIGTNGGGLAEFDDSNWTIYNTSNSDLPSNSVEVVEIDDNGILWIGTSSGTNDSGLSKFDGQNWTLYNTDNSGLAGNDVTAIALDSNQHVWTGSYYQDMSYFDGQDWILHDTVREGGSGYATTIAIDNEGSKWIGTYGFGNTIGFAKFDGTNWFVLNENNSELPVNNVLTIAIDENGSKWIGMYYGGLAVYSGSGLVTSLSSSAEHTDKNLILYPIPANDQLNIKTTNNETIKEISLYNSIGELVLLKVTNGKFASLDLSKLGNGVFYVKVNCVESAYVKKIILK